One region of Kwoniella newhampshirensis strain CBS 13917 chromosome 6, whole genome shotgun sequence genomic DNA includes:
- a CDS encoding mitochondrial 37S ribosomal protein uS9m, with protein sequence MAIPSTPSSFRSLRTLSRPLARGYASIAPYSPPSNDHSTPPSRPSRPSSPQFFTGRPTFHESLVALSSTIQTATSTLRSSHIYPLPSSLPHIPPPRAAWVSPEELSSLFQVKLKTNTLRQVMELLTELHHLRHVSSMAGYPDLVAKIDSALENYEKDHNRSVGSSELDDGSDVTQKKKDRGDGSIDEFGRAYASGRKKTSSARVWMIPTPSAKPIFETQSSSSVTTTTELPRSEILINHIPITTYFPRPSDRETILRPLRLTGLIGAFNIFALARGGGTAGQAGAVGLGVARALSILREDTKDVLRADGALMRDTRMTERKKTGRAKARKAYTWVKR encoded by the exons ATGGCGATCCCTTCCACCCCGTCCTCCTTCCGTAGCTTACGGACCCTCTCTCGTCCCCTTGCCAGAGGATACGCCTCAATCGCACCCTACTCTCCTCCGAGCAACGACCATTCCAcaccaccttctcgaccttctcgaccttcctcccctcaATTCTTCACGGGACGACCTACGTTCCACGAGTCGCTTGTGGCTCTATCATCTACTATCCAGACGGCGACCTCGACTCTGAGATCGTCACATATctatcctcttccatcgtcCTTGCCGCACATCCCACCACCTCGAGCAGCATGGGTCTCACCTGAAGAACTGTCATCCCTGTTCCAGGTGAAACTCAAGACGAATACCCTTCGGCAGGTCATGGAGCTCTTGACCGAGCTACATCACCTTCGACACGTCTCTTCCATGGCTGGATATCCCGATCTCGTAGCCAAGATTGATTCAGCTCTGGAGAACTACGAGAAAGATCACAATCGATCAGTCGGGTCGTCTGAGTTGGACGATGGAAGCGATGTCAcccagaagaagaaggacaggGGCGAtggatcgatcgatgaATTTGGAAGAGCATATGCTagtggaaggaagaagacttCTTCGGCGCGGGTGTGGATGATCCCGACCCCATCAGCAAAACCTATCTTCGAGACCcaatcctcctcatcggtCACGACTACGACCGAATTACCCCGATCCGAAATACTGATCAACCATATCCCCATCACGACATATTTCCCCCGACCCTCAGATAGGGAGACGATCCTTCGCCCGTTGAGACTCACGGGCTTGATTGGCGCTTTCAACATCTTCGCTCTGGCTCGAGGGGGTGGGACGGCAGGTCAAGCGGGTGCGGTGGGTTTGGGCGTCGCTAGAGCTCTGTCTATCCTGAGGGAAGATACCAAGGACGTCCTTAGagcgg ATGGCGCACTCATGAGAGATACAAGAATgacagagaggaagaagaccggTCGTGCAAAGGCCAGAAAAGCC TACACTTGGGTCAAGCGTTAA